A genomic region of Ammospiza nelsoni isolate bAmmNel1 chromosome 3, bAmmNel1.pri, whole genome shotgun sequence contains the following coding sequences:
- the SANBR gene encoding SANT and BTB domain regulator of class switch recombination — MSRGFSENNNFPYDNNQMVLDMILCSLIGVPQPINWDSVARLVPGYTSKECAKRFDELKSSGSSPVDNQYNPLMAAGGSPVETLATYIKSSLLDSQAEFQEPALGQDSITITGRPSAASTRSCSSESEKGPVHNSGESTDETQGPNMVIHVCDEAKNLKEDFVCPRDLLVSEMKYFAEYLSVDAQRWEEVDISVHCDVHIFDWLIRYVKRNSKESEADEMPTLEPSNVISILISSEFLKMDSLVEKCIRYCHKNMNAIVATPCNMNCINANLVTHIADLFRHNEVEELKDKRDKFKSKLFCKKIERLFDPEYVNPDSRGNAATLYRCCLCKKLLTKETERRIPCVPGKINIDQHGNIVYVHIRDKTWEVHEYLIGLHEELKSWRDVYWRLWGTVNWLNCSRCNQSFLCTEFSHCQYHSQPVLYPGVASALGSTGTGVYPCCNQKVLRFDPTTLPKGCKVRDHLVELPPESKDGDALPSQSEEGGALSSPSEEGDALPSQTAQILNDLLHHRDVIVVPFTKDENSDSGIGLGDDKGLECDVLVEPNTPWGPKTGEINAFLSLKNWTVQLKQQSLLSEEEEYTTGSEVTEDEVGDEEEVCKKPGRKEKLKKSYRHPKKAVSSPSVQKREKPSDKSSSRDASPFIVSMQQNKWDASRSLRYNQDAQREDDQRRMSEITGHLIKMRLGDLDRVKSKDSKEYAGGIYSRLEAQIKASAQVSARQSKDEKNPRSKTRFGQGRPT, encoded by the exons ATGAGTCGTGGATTCTCAGAAAACAATAACTTCCCCTATGACAACAACCAGATGGTTCTGGATATGATCCTGTGCTCCCTCATTGGGGTTCCTCAGCCCATCAACTGGGACAGTGTGGCAAGGCTGGTTCCAGGGTACACCTCCAAAGAA TGTGCAAAAAGGTTTGATGAGCTAAAAAGCAGTGGAAGTTCACCTGTTGACAACCAGTATAACCCCCTGATGGCTGCTGGTGGGAGCCCTGTGGAGACTTTAGCTACGTACATCAAATCCTCCCTGCTCGATTCCCAGGCAGAGTTTCAGGAGCCTGCTCTTGGGCAGGATTCCATTACTATCACTG GAAGGCCCAGTGCAGCCTCCACAAGGAGCTGTTCTTCAGAATCTGAGAAAGGTCCTGTCCATAACAGTGGGGAGAGCACTGATGAAACCCAGGG GCCCAATATGGTGATCCATGTGTGTGACGAAGCCAAAAACCTCAAAGAAGATTTTGTGTGTCCTCGAGACCTGTTGGTTTCAGAGATGAAATACTTTGCTGAGTACCTGTCTGTGGATGCCCAGCGCTGGGAGGAGGTGGACATTTCTGTGCACTGTGATGTTCACATCTTTGACTGGCTGATAAGATATGTCAAAAGGAACTCCAAGGAGTCTGAGGCTGATGAAATGCCCACTTTAG AACCATCAAATGTCATCTCAATCCTCATTTCTTCTGAGTTTTTGAAGATGGATTCATTA GTAGAGAAATGTATTCGTTACTGTCACAAAAATATGAATGCTATTGTAGCCACGCCGTGTAACATGAACTGTATCAACGCTAATCTTGTTACACACATTGCTGATCTCTTCAGGCACAATGAGGTGGAGGAGCTGAAGGACAAAAGAGACAAATTTAAGAG TAAACTTTTCTGCAAGAAGATTGAGAGACTGTTTGATCCAGAGTATGTAAATCCAGATTCCAGAGGAAATGCAGCAACTTTATACAG gtGTTGTTTATGTAAAAAGTTGCTAACCAAAGAAACTGAAAGGAGAATTCCTTGTGTACCAGGAAAAATCAACATAGACCAACATGGGAATATTGTCTATGTTCATATAAG agACAAAACCTGGGAAGTGCATGAGTATTTAATTGGCCTTCACGAGGAGCTGAAATCGTGGCGGGACGTTTACTGGCGGCTTTGGGGAACGGTCAACTGGTTGAACTGCTCAAGATGTAACCAG TCTTTCCTGTGCACTGAGTTCTCCCACTGCCAGTACCACTCGCAGCCAGTTCTTTATCCAGGTGTAGCAAGTGCTCTGGGCTCCACTGGCACAGGAGTTTATCCCTGCTGTAACCAAAAAGTTCTTCGGTTTGACCCCACAACCCTCCCAAAG GGCTGCAAAGTGAGGGATCATCTGGTGGAGTTACCTCCAGAAAGCAAAGATGGGGATGCTCTGCCATCTCAGAGTGAAGAGGGGGGTGCTCTGTCATCTCCAAGTGAAGAGGGGGATGCTCTGCCATCTCAAACTGCTCAGATCTTGAATGATCTGCTGCATCATAGAGATGTTATAGTTGTTCCTTTCACAAAGGATGAGAATAG TGATTCTGGTATTGGGCTTGGTGATGACAAAGGCCTTGAATGTGATGTGCTTGTAGAACCAAATACACCATGGGGCCCCAAAACTGGAGAGATCAATGCT TTTTTGTCTCTGAAGAACTGGACTGTGCAGCTG AAGCAGCAATCACTGTTATCTGAAGAGGAGGAGTACACCACGGGCTCAGAGGTCACTGAGGATGAAGTGGGGGATGAAGAAGAAGTGTGCAAGAAACCAG ggagaaaggagaaattaaagaaatcCTACAGGCACCCAAAGAAAGCAGTTTCTTCACCTAGTGTTCAGAAAAGGGAGAAGCCATCTGATAAG tcAAGTTCCCGAGATGCTTCTCCTTTCAT TGTGAGCATGCAGCAGAACAAATGGGATGCCTCCAGGTCCCTGAGATACAACCAGGATGCTCAAAGAGAAGATG ATCAGAGAAGAATGTCTGAGATCACAGGGCACTTAATAAAAATGAGACTGGGAGACCTTGATCGAGTCAAGTCCAAAGACAGCAAAGAA TATGCAGGAGGCATTTATTCTAGACTTGAAGCTCAGATAAAAGCCTCAGCACAGGTCAGTGCACGACAAAGCAAAGATGAGAAGAATCCCAG GTCAAAAACCCGTTTTGGCCAAGGCCGTCCCACATAA